Proteins co-encoded in one Periophthalmus magnuspinnatus isolate fPerMag1 chromosome 20, fPerMag1.2.pri, whole genome shotgun sequence genomic window:
- the LOC117388300 gene encoding inositol monophosphatase 1-like: MADPWLEAYNFAIEIAKKAGAEIRRASESEIKISTKSSTVDLVTATDVRVEKIIIGALKEKFGDDVHCFIGEESASKKGACILTDEPTWIIDPVDGTTNFVHGFPFVAVSIAFAVNKELEFGVVYSCFEDKLYKGRKGQGAYCDEESIQVSDNKDIKKSVIISEFGTDRDRSKVKKICSTMERILLIPVHGIRGTGTAATNMCMVARGSVEAFFEIGIHCWDVAAGAVIVQEAGGVVCDVDGGPFDLMSRRMMCANHADIANRVIKEIEIFPSDRDDQ, encoded by the exons ATGGCTGACCCGTGGCTCGAAGCTTATAACTTTGCGATTGAAATTGCAAAGAAAGCCGGAGCG GAAATCCGAAGGGCGTCtgaaagtgaaattaaaatCTCCACTAAGAGCTCCACGGTGGACCTGGTCACTGCTACTGATGTAAGGGTGGAGAAAATCATCATCGGGGCTCTCAAAGAAAAATTTGGGGATGATGTGCATTG ttttattggTGAAGAGTCAGCTTCCAAAAAAGGAGCCTGCATCCTGACAGatgaacctacctggattaTTGACCCTGTGGACGGAACCACCAACTTTGTACATGG ATTCCCCTTCGTGGCCGTGTCCATTGCCTTTGCGGTTAATAAAGAG TTGGAGTTTGGTGTGGTGTACAGCTGCTTTGAAGACAAACTGTACAAAGGGCGGAAAGGACAGGGGGCCTACTGTGACGAAGAGTCCATTCAAGTATCGGACAACAAAG ACATTAAGAAGTCAGTCATCATTTCAGAATTTGGGACAGACCGAGATCGATCCAAAGTGAAAAAGATCTGCTCCACTATGGAACGAATCCTTCTGATACCAGTTCATGG GATCCGTGGCACAGGAACAGCCGCCACTAACATGTGCATGGTAGCGCGTGGATCGGTGGAGGCCTTCTTCGAGATCGGTATCCACTGTTGGGACGTAGCAGCTGGAGCGGTCATCGTCCAGGAAGCAGGGGGCGTGGTCTGTGATGTAGATG gaggGCCTTTTGACCTCATGTCCAGAAGAATGATGTGTGCAAACCATGCTGATATCGCAAACCGGGTCATTAAAGAAATCGAAATATTCCCATCAGACAGGGATGATCAGTAG